From the Acidimicrobiia bacterium genome, the window CAGGCGACCCAAGGAGGTGCAGCGCCCGCCATCGCGCCAATCCTCGCCGGACGGATATCGGGCAGCCCCAAAGAAGCCCCCCGGGACGTGACTTGCCCAGTGGCGTGAGGTTTCACCCGGCAGGAATCACCGGCCGGGGTGGCGACGGACTCGGCTGCCTGTGTTTGGAGGTGGGGCGCTCTCAGCCCCAGCCAAGCTCGTGCAGGCGTGCATCGTCGATACCCAGGTGGTGTGCGATTTCGTGAAGTACGGTGGTTCGGATCTCGGCTCGAAGGGCATCTCGTTCAAGGCCGAGTTCCAGATGAGCTTGGCGGAAGACCGTGATTTGATCGGGCATGACTCCGAAGTAATCGATGCCCCGTTCGGCGAGCGACACTCCTTCATAGAGCCCGAGCAAACCGTCGCCGGCCGGGTCCTGGTCGGTCGTGGGCTCATCCTCCAC encodes:
- a CDS encoding metallopeptidase family protein, which encodes MLRMDRADFERLVDEALDELPDWVTARIDNLVVVVEDEPTTDQDPAGDGLLGLYEGVSLAERGIDYFGVMPDQITVFRQAHLELGLERDALRAEIRTTVLHEIAHHLGIDDARLHELGWG